The sequence below is a genomic window from Desulfomonile tiedjei.
AGCGTGCCGGACCCGTCCAGCAAATGCTTCTGTGACACCTGCCAGTGCGGAAGCGAGCGGTCCTGAAGAGCCCGGTGCGGGAATACCGCACGCCGGGATCTGTGAGGGGGCTGTCGGGAAACCGGCAGTCCTACCTCGATTAACACCGCTTCAAACGGTTCATTTTATGCAGTCAGGAGGGACGAAAAATCAACCGCAGGCGGTTTTGACCCCCCTGTCGGAGGTAATGCGCTTCGTCGGCCACCCTGCGTATCAGAAAAACGCCAAGTCCGCCGACGTCTCTATCTTCGACGCTGGCAGCGAGGTCCGGTGGAGGAGCAGAAAGGGCGTCGAAGGCTTTTCCGGAATCCGTAATTTCGACTACGAGCCTGTCGGAATCATCGTCCTGAAGGCAACGGATTTCCACGTCACCTTGTCCTCGATCGTAGGCGTAGGAGCAAATATTCGTTACAGCCTCTTCCACGGCGAGTTCCACATCAGATACTCGTTCCTGCGAGAAGCCGTGGGTTCGAGCACAGTCTGAGACGAAAGATACAAATGTTCTCAGATTGCCAATTTCAGCCGGTAACTTTAGGCTCTTCACAGCAAACTCTCTGGGAACACACTGGATTCACGGCGGAAATTTTGTTGAGTAAGAGAGAGTCTCGCACAGTATTACCGGCTCAAGGCCTCTTCCACTGAATCAAACACCGGTACCATGGCGGCAAAGCCTGACAGATCGAACACCTTCTTGACCATGGACTGAAGGTCGCAGCAGCAGACACTGCCACCCGCGGCCTTGGCCTTTTTTGCCGCCACGAGAATGGAACGCAGGCCCGCGCTGCTCACATATTCGAGCTTTCCAAAATCCAGCACGACCTTTTTTTCCCCCTGGCCGAACAAGCCCTCCATTTTGCTGTCGAATTCCGGAGCGGAGAGCGTGTCCATTCTGCCCTGCACTGAGACGACCAGAGTCTCACTGTCCTTCCTAACACTTATTTGCACAAGCCCCTCCCATTTGTTGAGCGCGCTCCCGATCTTGCTTGACTATAGCGAGGATTTCCTTGGCACGATCCGAATGGAGTTGAATGTCATCGAAGTTGGGGTCAACAAAGAGCTTCTGCATCAGCAGACCGTCTTCGTCGAACCAACGTGGAAGAATACCGCCGACATAATAGCCCCGTCGCCTCAGAATGTCCACCGCAGACCCGACCCAGGGCGAGTTCAATTTCAGCCACACTTGGAACACGACGGCTTTTTGATCACGTGCTTGATTTTCCAGGTTTTCGAGGCAAGGTTCCAGGTCGAAACCTGTAGCATGCATGGCGATACGGGCCACTTTCGCGAAATCGAACACGGTCATTTCGGCCCGCGACGGTTGATCCCTCGGCAAATCTTGGTCTGCTGCCTCGAAGTTGCGGGTATCGTCCAAGGCCGAGTATATGAATCGCAATTCCTTTTCGTACTGTCTCGGAAGAAAGACCGTGTGCGGCTTCGGTTTGTAACGACGAAAAACCAGGAGAGCTGCAACCCGGCCTTTGGCGCTCTGCTCAGCGTCGTATGCTTCGGCCGGCATGAGGGCCACTTCCAAGGCAGTTTCCACATGGGCAAGACTGCTGACGGTTTTTTGCATGTGAGTATGGTTGCACACCGCCTCACCGAATGTCTCCTCAATGTTGCTCTGTTGGGGCACCCAACCCTCGAAAGCGAATCGCAGCATCTCACTGATGAGGCCGAGCTTCCGATAGTCCCTGTCAACAAGTCCCGCGCCGGCCTCGTACAGGTTGGGGTACGGAGCGGAACGGAACAAATGTTGCACACCGACGACTTGTCCCGTAGGATTCCGCGCCACGATTGAATAGTATTGGCCGGCGGCGTTGGCCTCGGTTAGTTTTTCCTCATCATAGAAGACTCTGATGGGATAACCTTCACCGTAAACCGATCGAAACAGACTGACTATGCCCTTGGCGTCCTCCGGTTTGAAGGGCCCCACCCCGAATTCTGAACCGGATTCGTTTACATGGGATTGATCTTGTTTCTGCATACAATCACCCTTTCAATCGCCATTAGGTGGTTGTTCCGGCGACTTCAATAACTTTCGTCCTGCCCAACAGTATTGCGGCTACCACACTTGCCGCCAAAATGCCTCCACACGCGTAATAGAGCGTCTCATGGGTCCCGTGCACCAAGATGACACCCCCTAAAAGCGGTCCGAAAAAGAAGCCGGCCTGAAACATCTCCATAGCTAGGTTGGAATTCAGGGCTCGGAATTCAGGTTCGGAAATGTCAAACATTAGGCCGCTTAACAGAGGCATGGCCACACCCCACCCAAGCCCCAAAAAGAGACCCATACCATAGAAGAGAGCCGGATCTGAAACATGAGCCAGAACAATATAACCAATGCTTAACCAAACCAGCGAATAAGCCAGGCTCCTGGATTTGTCAAGCCTGTCGAACATGCGACCCGCGAAGAGACGCACCGACATCTCGGTTACTGTTGACAGGGTAAAGAACCAGCCGGGGTTCGTCGCCCCTATCTTATCGCCGTATTCCTTCAGAAAGTAAAACACAGGCGTGAATGTCGTCCAGACCACAAGAGACAGCAAAAGCAGGAGCGCTACACGCCGGTCTTTGAGATTCCGGGTCAGGTCGCGCAATCCGACCTTCCCATTATGAGTCGTTTGCGCGTCGGACAGCTCGCCTCTTACCAGGTACAGCAACGGGAACGAGGGTAACATCAATAAAGCCGAAAGGTTGAGCACCTGGTCAAAGCCGCCGGCCCACCGGTTCAGCGGTTCCAAAACCGGCGGCATTACTGCATATGGGAGCAGCGTGATTACGGAGATCAGCCCGAATGCTTGGCCGCTCCTGTCACGGGGTATGCAGCCGACAAGCTTGGCCAAGACCGCGGTGGCCAAGACCACGTACGCCGCGCCGTGTATCAGGCGCACCGCGGCCATGGTCCAAAAATTAGTGGCAACGTTATACAGCAAGAGAGAAACTATCACGGCCCCGCAGCTTATAGCGATCCAGCGTTTAGCATTCGCTGGATGAAGCCAAGGGCTGATAATCGGCCTGATGATCAAAACCGTAACGGAAAACATGGCGATCAAGAGGCCGAAACTCTGTGGAGCTATGGGCAGCGTGCCGAGATAATCATAAAATTGGAAGAATACTGCAATGTTGCAAAACGTGAGGAACATTATGGCGTTGAGGGCCAAGAATTCCGCTGTGATAAGTCTCTCCGGTTTTAACATGGATGGCAACGACCAGGGCCTTTCTGTCAAGACTGAGTATAGGAGATTTGTCCACGGGGAACTGAATGGTTATTCACTGCCGGTCTCTCAGCGGGGAGCGATCTTGGCGGGTCGTTTCCCGAGCATGGACTTGAACCACCCGATCAGATAATCCTTGCCGGCTTTCGGGTCGTCTCGCGATGTTTTCAGAAACTCCACCACGGCCTGGCTGTACTTTCCCATCTTCGCCATCGCCTTGGCATGATCCAGACGAGCCAACACGTAGGTCGGATCAAGGGCGAGGCAAATTCGCAGCTCTTGTTCCGCTCCAACGTAGTCACCCTTGGCGTCCAGCGTGCGTGCAAGGTCGTAATGGGCAAAGAAGCCTTCAGGGTCAAGCGCGATGGCGATTTTCAGCTCGTTTTCCGCCCCTGTGTAATCACCTTTAATGTGCAAGACCCATCCCAGGTCCACGTGCGCGTGACTGCGATTGGGGTTAAGAGATACGGAATCTCTCAGGTCTTTTTCAGCTTTGTCGATCTCTCCGCGGCGTTCCTCCAGGAACCCGAATTGACGTTTCACATAACTGTGAAATGACGCATGATGAGGTATCATTCGCTCCAAATCAAGATAGAATTCCGCACTTCCTCGTAGGGGCGAGGCATGCCTCGCCCCTACACGGATGGCGGCTGAAATTCCGTTCGGTTCGGAGGGATGCCGGATCTCACTCGTGGGCGCCGCGGCAGCCAGGGCGACCACCACCTGTTCGAACAGCTCGGATTGCTGACACCGGCCGCATTCGTATCCTAACATCCTGATATCGCCGCATTTAATAAACATGACCGCGGCCAGATCTTCCAATCCCAGGTCCAAGAACTGTTTACTCAGCGCCAAGTATATCAAAGACGGCGGGGTTTCCGCGGAATAGGGAAAGGCATCGTCTGTCTGCATGTCTTTGCCGGACGAAGACGACACGTCTTCGCATAGGGCCAGCAATTCCCCGAACTTCTCCGGCTCGCCGAGAGCCAACCACCGGGCCGCGATTGATTTGATCCCGCAGGAGAGTACCTTTAGTCGCCGAGAATCGGTCACCCCGCTCTTGCTAAACATATTTGCCGCGAGTTTAATCAATTCCGATTCGCGGCGTGCAATGGCAGGCTCACTGGAACTCATGCTGCCCGCGTGCTGGCGGTAAAGCCCATGAACACGAGGAACATGTCTGAACACGGCACCGTGGAGCGCACAATTGAGCCAGAACGCCCAGTCTTCACATCCTTGCTCGGCCAAGCCTTGAGTGAACAAACCGAACCGCTGGAAGCAACTCCTGCGAATCAGTGAAGAGCCTAAATGAACCGCGCAAATTACGCTCAGAGGCTCAACATAGTCGTGCCACTCACGGTGAGGCCGCCAGACTTCGGCGTAGGGATGCGCCAGGTCATCGTTGTCAAAGGCCAGTGTCCTGCCATGCGCAATGTCCACGCGGGCATCTTTCTCAAACTCCTCCACCTGATCCTGCATCATGTGCGGAAGGACCACATCGTCGGCATCCAGCAAACAGATAAGATCACCGTGGGTCCGTGTTATCCCGATGTTTCGGGCAGCCGGTAAGCCTTTGTTTTCTTGATAGAAATATCCGACGCGGCCTTCATAGGACTTTACGATCTCGCTAGTGTTGTCGGTCGATCCATCATCTACGACGAGAACGTTGATTCGGGGATACGTCTGAGCCAGCGCTGAATCAATCGCCTGTCGCAGATATCTCCCGGTGTTGTAACACGGGATAATTATGTCAACTGTGCTCTGGCCCCAGTTGGTCGTCCGATTGTGAACGCGTGAGCCCTCACCCTCGCCCTCTCCCGGAGGGAGAGGGTGCGATTCTGAATCCCCTCTCCCAAGGGGAGGGGGACAGGGTGAGGGATTTGTCGGGTCTGGATGTTGGCTCAATTTTGCTTCCGCGTCCAGTAATCATAAAACCTGCGCAGGGGTGACGTGAGCTTCCAGGACCACGTTTGTGCAACGCGGTCCAATTCAGCCCGACAAATGGTTAATTTGGAATTGAGGTCCGCCAGATCCGCATCAGCGGCATAAGACCGCGAAATCTGGGATTCCAACTCCGGAACAACCAATTCCCCGACTGAAGATCTTAATCCTGCATTCAGCTCCAGGCTGACTCCATCGAGAACGGTAGCCAGACTTTCCTCGTCTCCGGTAGAGGCACGTACCAGGACCTCATAGGCCGCAGCTACGAGGCCAGGCATCGAGCCATAATCCTTCTGTAAATTCGACGTCCGATCGTGATGCCTCATCCTCGGGTTCAGAAAGGCATCCACCTGTGGGCCTACCACATCGATTGCATCATCCCAGTCCCAGTGGAAAGCTTTGGCCGCTCCTCGCACTGTGGAGCGCCAATCTTCGAGCAATCGATCATAGGTGATAAAAGTCCTTGGGAGGTCTCGTGTCTCTCTTTCAGCTTCGAGGACATGTTGCAACCACAGTATGAACGAGACGTTCCGAGGAAGTCGGTCGCGTTTGCCAAGGGAATCAGCCACTTCCAGAGGGTTACGGATCGTATGGAGGCAATACGCTCGGCAATTGATTTGGCTGAAAACCCTTAGCCAGAGGGGGAGGAGTCTGCAGAGGCGAGGGTCCTTGAGGCCCCAAAGCATGGACTGGCCAAAATCGCGCTGAACCAACCCCACCAGTCGCTGTTGAAGTTCCTGAATGTCCTGTCTCAGCCACCATTTGTCAGGCAGCGATGTTAAATATGAAGTCCAATGCCTTCCCAGAACATAGAAAAGACGTTCATTAATTTCCACGATCTCTTTGTGTTCCCAAAAACCTGTCGGATTGTCAGGAGCGGGCGGCAACAGGCTTGAGCCCAAATCTACTCCAAGAAGGTTCACCACCCGGCTTACCGCGGAAGTGCCGCTGCGGTGCATTCCCAAGATTACAAGAACTTTCTGTCCGTTTTTTGATGATTTATTCATGCGAAGGAGTATTTTCTCATACCGATTCGCTTTCAAAAAAGTGACTTAGTTCTCCAACTTGTCCGGCACTGACCTGGGAACCAGGTCAGTGGCACCCGGCGCCACAACGAATTATGAAAACGCCGGTAGCGCCGTCCCGCGCTGAACGCGGGATTGCCTGTTGTCTTCGAGGCGTTTTCATAGGATTCGCGCTTAGAAGGATAAGAATAGATTCGAGACCTCACGGACCTGGTTGCGTAGGTTGGCGGGACAATAACAGGATACAAATCCTTCAGTTGCAGGAGAATAGATATCAATCGAACTCCTGCCATTCGCCTGTTTTACAGCCAAGCGATATCAGCTCGGTGAATTCCCGGAGGATGGCTTGGACCTTGTCCGGAATATCTATTATCTCGAACCCGGCGACGGTGTACACTTTGTGCCGGCCTTTTGTTTCGATCCATTTACACTCCGCGGTGATAACCAGAGGATCGGCTGAAATGAACGTTTCAACCGGGAGGAGGAACGTCTTGACCTGGCCGATGGTAGCTTCAAGGCCCGCCACTCGGAAGCCCGTCTCAGAAACATCCCTTAACACGCCGATTGCCGCTGTGTCGACGTCATGCACGGGAACATAAACCGGCAGATCTGCCCGACAGTGTCTTCGTTCCTTAAAGCCATCGGCTGCGTCCTTGTAGAACGGGGAAATCTGGTAAAGTTCATCATGGGTAATAGCTTCCCGGGCCACCAGGTTGTTGAAAGCCGCGCGCAAGTCTTTTGGCGACAGCCTGTATTTCACTTGTAGTTCCCAGTCGGCCATGCCTGCCCGAACGTCCTTAATCAGATCTCTGCCCTTAATCTGTCGCTTCATGTCCGTCCAGCCCCGTTGGTCCAAAAGAACTCCCGCAACTTCGATCACTCTCCCAATGATTGCGGGTGCCGTGAATTCACTTGCTTTTCAAACTCAGCCAGGCCTCCGGTGATTTCTCGCCGTAGTCCCAGGACAAGATAAAACGCAAGTACCGGCAACAGAATATAGCCGATTAAGGCAGGAATCCAAACACCATAATGCCAAATCCTGAGATAAGGCACGGCTTTCCACACACAAACCACGTAGAATGCCGCCGCAGGAGCTGCCAATACGCGCTGGAGCCATTTATGCTGCCGCGTGTGGTAAATAATAGGTCGAAATCCGGATTCCCAGCAAGGAAGATCCGAGCCTGCCATAGAACGCATTCTGATTTCGAGGACAGCCAGGTAACGTTCCCGCCCCATCAATTCCGAGCCCTGAATTTCCATCAGTACGTACAATGCGATAATTACACAGGGAAGGACCGAATTGACCGGACCTCTCGCGTCGGGACAGAGATAACCTAGAAACAAGGCCGCAAATACCCCCGCGATTCCCATGAAAAAAATCTGGCCCATGTGCCGGGAGGCCTCTCGGTACATATCGGAATTAAGCTTGTAATCTTCCCACAACAAACTTATTCCGGCGTATGAACCCTTGGCTTCAACCATGACCGCTCCTCGGTTCGGCACCTCAGCCTTCATCCAGTGCCTTGCGCACTTCTTGCAGCAATTCCTTGAAACCACACGGCTTGCTGACAAAGCCCCTTGCGCCCAGATCGAAAGATTCTCTTACGGAAGCATCCCCTGAATACCCGCTTGCCACCAGGATCCTTACCTGTGGATCGATTTTCACAAGCTTTTTAAGGCACTCTTTTCCCCCCAGCGTGGGCATGAATAGGTCCAGAATCACGAGGGCAATTCGGTCTTTTTTTTCATTGAACAGGCCCAGCGCTTCCTCGCCATTAGAAGCCGTGATCACGGCGTACCCGGCCTGCGTTAGGATGCGTTCCCCCAGGTCCCGCAATACCTCTTCGTCGTCAACCAAGAGGATCGTTTCGGTTCCGGTCACATACGGCAACTCGGGCGTTTCCGTCCGGGGCTGCTCCGGAGCGCGGCTCTGCGGAAAATAAACACGGAAAATCGTGCCATGTCCAACTTCGCTTTCACAGGTAATATACCCTTCATGCTGCTTGACAATTCCGTAAACCATGGCCAGGCCAAGCCCGGTCCCTCGTCCTGCTTCTTTGGTTGTGTAAAAGGGCTCAAAAATATGCTCGATGGTTGTCTTGTCCATTCCGTGGCCTGTGTCGGAGACGGTGAGCGCCACGTACTGTCCGGGCTTGGACCCAATGTTAAGCCTGCAATATTCTTCGTCGAGACTCACGTTTTTTGTACCAAGAGTTATTTTTCCACCTTCCGGCATGGCATCGCGGGCGTTAACAGCCAAGTTCATCAGCACCTGTTCCATCTGAGACGGGTCTGCATTGATTTCTGCAGGGTCTCCTGACAAATCCGTCTGGATATCGATCATTTTGGGAATGGTTCGCCTGAGAAGTTTCTCCACGTGACCTATCTGTCTGTTGAGATTTAGCGGGATCAGCTTGGGCTCTACTTTTCTGCTGAACGTGAGCAATCGTTGCACCAGCTCCGCACCGTTTTTAGCGGCTTGTAGTATTTTCGAGAGATCCGCATGTTCGGCATCAGTCTCCTTCTTGTCGGACAGAAGCAGTTCCGAGTAGCCCAGGGTAATCTGAAGCAAGTTATTGAAGTCGTGGGCAATGCCTCCGGCAAGCGTACCGATCGCCTCCATTTTTTGGGCTTGGAGTAACTGTCTTTCAAGCTGAACCTGTTGTGTTATGTCATGCCCGACGCCTACGAAGTTCTGGATTTTTCCCGATGGGTCTCGCACAGGGGAGATCGTGATAATAGCGTGGAAAACCTCATGGTCTTTCCTTTCGCCCACGACACGGCCTTTCCACCCTTCTCCTTTCAATACCGCCTCCCACATGGCCCCATCAAAGGTTTCATCATGATCACGGCTCTTTAGGAACGCCAAGCTCTTGCCGATGACCTCCTCTCCTGTATGCCCTGTAATGAGTTCAAAGGCAGGATTGATATATTGTATTCTGCCCAAATGATCGGTGATGGCAACTGCGTCCGCGGATTGTTCCACAGCGGTCACCATTCGCTTTTGCGCTTCGTGAGACCGTTTTCGGGCTGATATATCTCTGAAGAAGACCTGAGCGGCCGCTTCCGCTCGGTAAGACACCGGGACGGCAGCTACTTCCACATCTATGATTTGGCCGTCAACCCGCACAAGTCTCTCTTCTGTCAATTCCTGCGGTTTCCCTTCGGCCAATCCCTTGAGTCGAGCCGCGACCGTCTCCATGTAATCCGGGTGTACAAATTCCGTGATGCTCCGGTTGATGAGTTCTTCGGGGTTTGCTACCCCGAGGAGATCGGCCGCGGATTTGTTGGCGAATACGAATCGGCCTCCGATGTGTACACCAATGCCGTCCGGTGAAAGTTGCACGAGCAACCGATATCGCTCCTCACTTTCTTTCAAAGCCTCCTCAGTCCTCTTACGTTGCACCTGGACCGCGCGTTCCCGGGTGACATCCCTGCCGCATCCTACTGTGCCTATCATCTCCCCCTGCTCGTTCCAAAAAGGGGCCTTGTACACATCCAGGTAGAGAAGCTTTCCCTTGACCCTGCCAAACACGCCGAACCTTTGCGGTTTCTTGGTGCTCATCACTTGCTGATCCGAGTTGGTCCGAGTTTCGCCAAAAGTGTGCCAGTGCGGATCATCCGGGTGAGCCTTCTTTTCCCTTTCCGCAAAGAACTTGTTGGTCTTGCCGATAGGCTCATCAGTGTCTCGTGCGTTCAGGAGCCTTTTCCCCATCGCTCGGTTGACGAAGACATATCGGCCCTCCAAGTCCTTTGCCCAAATAAGATCCGGAACATTGTCACACATGAGACGCATCATGGAATACAGCGATTTGTACCGGGCCTTACTCTCCTTCAGAGCCTCCTGGGCCTTCCTGCTCTCCGTTATGTCATATACGGCCGATATAGCGCCTCGGGACAAGTTGGAAGGATCCAAAGCTTTCGTCCTTATGTGTCCGAAAAAGGTGGAGCCGTCCTTTCTTTTGAATTCAGCATCGGTTTCAGTAACCCTCCCTGCTTCAAGGCCGTCGTAAACTATTTGTCCGGTCCTTTCGAATTCCTGCCTGGAACGATAGAGTATTCTAGCGTTTTGCTTGACGCATTCCGATTCTTTTTCATAGCCGAACATCCTGATCCCGGCTTCATTGGCCCATTTTATCTCTCTATCGCGGCTAATAAGCGCGATCGCAACGGGGGAAGTATCCAGGATGCTTCTCAACATGTGCTCGCTCTCGCGCAATGACTTTTCTGCCTTCTTGCGCTCTTCAATTTGGAGCATGAGCTTTTCGTTCAATGCGATCAAAGCCGCGGTGCGTTCCTGAACTCGTTCTTCAAGTTCACGGCGAGCCCTCAGTAGCTCTTTCTCCTTGTGCTTGCGTTGGGTAATATCGTGCGAAATTCCTAAAATCCCTATGATCCCGCCATCCGCGTCTCGCAGGAACGTCATGGTGACTTCTTCCCACCGAGTAGAGCCGTCCTTGTGATACCTTTCTATCTCCTCTGTTCGTGAGGTGTATCTATCCCTCGGTCCAGCCGCTTCTATCGCTAGTTCTTCCTGGTAAGCCCTTAGGATTCGCGCGCGCGATGGTGGTGTGAGGCCGTCCAAAGCGTTAACAGCCATCGTTTCTTCTACCGAATAGCCAAGGGCCTTGGTGACCGAGGGACTGACGGAGGTGTATCGAAGCTCCAAATCAAGGGTCCAGACAATGTCTCTGTCGGTCTCGACAAGCATACGATACAATTCATCGTCTTTTGGAAACCCGTGCTCGATGTACTCCCTTCCACCCCTGTCATTTCGTAAATCATGCTTAATGACACGTTCGGCCGAAGATTGGATAGCCTTGGTCAACACTTGACCCAGCGCCCGGCTTGAAGAAGCCCGGTCCCTCCCCGATCGCTTCAAGGCAGATTCCAGTTCCCCGACCCGGCGCCGCATCTTCAGTAATTCCGCAATCAATTCATCCCTAGTTTTGTCTTCATCTAACACAGCGTTTCCCTCCGAGCGGCGAAACTTTCAGCGTCGCAAAGGACGCATAGAAATGTGATGTAATCATAACGGAACACATAGAATTGAGGGGATGGTTGTTCCCGCCACAGGCGCTGATGGGGCCATCGGAGCATCGGTTGTCTGCTGAACAAAGGAAGATTACATTCCAAATATTACTGACCATAGCTAACGGTCAAATAGTCTTTCCGATGCCCTTTCCCAACTATCCCGGCGGAAATGGCCACAACAAACAATGAGAATGCCTACGACGCCACCCGCTTGTCCGGCGCATCGCGGGACTCGTCCATGCACGGATGAGCTTCGCGCATGCGTGGCACCATGCAAAAACTACGTTTCTTCTGGCAGTGGGGCATTGTCATAGGAATCTGAGTTCAAAGAGAGGCCGTTCTGAATCCACAGCGCTCAGGCCGGTGTCATCAAATCCGTCAATTCCCCCCTTTAGTACACAGGGTGACGGGAGAATTAGCCGAACTGCCCAGACTACGCTGCTTCTCGCTGAATTACCACTTTCCAAGCGTGAAGGTATTGGTTGGCGCACTACTTTTTATCCTTAAGTAAGTCTTGGAGACCGGCGA
It includes:
- a CDS encoding ATP-binding protein codes for the protein MKSLKLPAEIGNLRTFVSFVSDCARTHGFSQERVSDVELAVEEAVTNICSYAYDRGQGDVEIRCLQDDDSDRLVVEITDSGKAFDALSAPPPDLAASVEDRDVGGLGVFLIRRVADEAHYLRQGGQNRLRLIFRPS
- a CDS encoding STAS domain-containing protein — protein: MQISVRKDSETLVVSVQGRMDTLSAPEFDSKMEGLFGQGEKKVVLDFGKLEYVSSAGLRSILVAAKKAKAAGGSVCCCDLQSMVKKVFDLSGFAAMVPVFDSVEEALSR
- a CDS encoding MFS transporter is translated as MLKPERLITAEFLALNAIMFLTFCNIAVFFQFYDYLGTLPIAPQSFGLLIAMFSVTVLIIRPIISPWLHPANAKRWIAISCGAVIVSLLLYNVATNFWTMAAVRLIHGAAYVVLATAVLAKLVGCIPRDRSGQAFGLISVITLLPYAVMPPVLEPLNRWAGGFDQVLNLSALLMLPSFPLLYLVRGELSDAQTTHNGKVGLRDLTRNLKDRRVALLLLLSLVVWTTFTPVFYFLKEYGDKIGATNPGWFFTLSTVTEMSVRLFAGRMFDRLDKSRSLAYSLVWLSIGYIVLAHVSDPALFYGMGLFLGLGWGVAMPLLSGLMFDISEPEFRALNSNLAMEMFQAGFFFGPLLGGVILVHGTHETLYYACGGILAASVVAAILLGRTKVIEVAGTTT
- a CDS encoding glycosyltransferase; the encoded protein is MSQHPDPTNPSPCPPPLGRGDSESHPLPPGEGEGEGSRVHNRTTNWGQSTVDIIIPCYNTGRYLRQAIDSALAQTYPRINVLVVDDGSTDNTSEIVKSYEGRVGYFYQENKGLPAARNIGITRTHGDLICLLDADDVVLPHMMQDQVEEFEKDARVDIAHGRTLAFDNDDLAHPYAEVWRPHREWHDYVEPLSVICAVHLGSSLIRRSCFQRFGLFTQGLAEQGCEDWAFWLNCALHGAVFRHVPRVHGLYRQHAGSMSSSEPAIARRESELIKLAANMFSKSGVTDSRRLKVLSCGIKSIAARWLALGEPEKFGELLALCEDVSSSSGKDMQTDDAFPYSAETPPSLIYLALSKQFLDLGLEDLAAVMFIKCGDIRMLGYECGRCQQSELFEQVVVALAAAAPTSEIRHPSEPNGISAAIRVGARHASPLRGSAEFYLDLERMIPHHASFHSYVKRQFGFLEERRGEIDKAEKDLRDSVSLNPNRSHAHVDLGWVLHIKGDYTGAENELKIAIALDPEGFFAHYDLARTLDAKGDYVGAEQELRICLALDPTYVLARLDHAKAMAKMGKYSQAVVEFLKTSRDDPKAGKDYLIGWFKSMLGKRPAKIAPR
- a CDS encoding PilZ domain-containing protein, translated to MKRQIKGRDLIKDVRAGMADWELQVKYRLSPKDLRAAFNNLVAREAITHDELYQISPFYKDAADGFKERRHCRADLPVYVPVHDVDTAAIGVLRDVSETGFRVAGLEATIGQVKTFLLPVETFISADPLVITAECKWIETKGRHKVYTVAGFEIIDIPDKVQAILREFTELISLGCKTGEWQEFD
- a CDS encoding PAS domain S-box protein — its product is MLDEDKTRDELIAELLKMRRRVGELESALKRSGRDRASSSRALGQVLTKAIQSSAERVIKHDLRNDRGGREYIEHGFPKDDELYRMLVETDRDIVWTLDLELRYTSVSPSVTKALGYSVEETMAVNALDGLTPPSRARILRAYQEELAIEAAGPRDRYTSRTEEIERYHKDGSTRWEEVTMTFLRDADGGIIGILGISHDITQRKHKEKELLRARRELEERVQERTAALIALNEKLMLQIEERKKAEKSLRESEHMLRSILDTSPVAIALISRDREIKWANEAGIRMFGYEKESECVKQNARILYRSRQEFERTGQIVYDGLEAGRVTETDAEFKRKDGSTFFGHIRTKALDPSNLSRGAISAVYDITESRKAQEALKESKARYKSLYSMMRLMCDNVPDLIWAKDLEGRYVFVNRAMGKRLLNARDTDEPIGKTNKFFAEREKKAHPDDPHWHTFGETRTNSDQQVMSTKKPQRFGVFGRVKGKLLYLDVYKAPFWNEQGEMIGTVGCGRDVTRERAVQVQRKRTEEALKESEERYRLLVQLSPDGIGVHIGGRFVFANKSAADLLGVANPEELINRSITEFVHPDYMETVAARLKGLAEGKPQELTEERLVRVDGQIIDVEVAAVPVSYRAEAAAQVFFRDISARKRSHEAQKRMVTAVEQSADAVAITDHLGRIQYINPAFELITGHTGEEVIGKSLAFLKSRDHDETFDGAMWEAVLKGEGWKGRVVGERKDHEVFHAIITISPVRDPSGKIQNFVGVGHDITQQVQLERQLLQAQKMEAIGTLAGGIAHDFNNLLQITLGYSELLLSDKKETDAEHADLSKILQAAKNGAELVQRLLTFSRKVEPKLIPLNLNRQIGHVEKLLRRTIPKMIDIQTDLSGDPAEINADPSQMEQVLMNLAVNARDAMPEGGKITLGTKNVSLDEEYCRLNIGSKPGQYVALTVSDTGHGMDKTTIEHIFEPFYTTKEAGRGTGLGLAMVYGIVKQHEGYITCESEVGHGTIFRVYFPQSRAPEQPRTETPELPYVTGTETILLVDDEEVLRDLGERILTQAGYAVITASNGEEALGLFNEKKDRIALVILDLFMPTLGGKECLKKLVKIDPQVRILVASGYSGDASVRESFDLGARGFVSKPCGFKELLQEVRKALDEG